TCTTTCAAGTAACCCTTGAGAATACTCCCTCtctttcacaatataagactttctagccttgcctagattcattggatggtaatgaatctaaacacatgtaaatcatatacattgattaatggatgaatctaagcagaacaagaaagtcttacaatatgaaatggagggagtacatcaCTTATAAGtctatttcaaatatattctCAGAAACATAGGAAGCCAAAGAAATAATGtctatttcaaatatattctCAGCAACATAGGAAGCCAAAGAAAAATTGGCATTGGCATACCATATTTTAAGTCCCCAGCAAAATGGATGACTTGTGGTGGTGTATGAAGTAATTGAAAACGAACAGCTTGAATAGTACTCTGGAACAGATAGAAATGAATAATGACACCagtaatatttattatattataaatacaactaaaagaAGGCATCACATTCGTTCTGGAGGCTATAAACTACTACATAaatctaagaaaaagaaaaagacctTGATTGTTAGATCATGGTGGGTCCAGAACGgtataaattgattaatatagttatatacaaaatacaattatatttatagaaatagaaactaagagttgtatatgaaatccaaatcTTATAGAAATAGAAGCTAAGAGTTACATATGAAATCTAAATATACTTCCTCATAATGGtatctatagaaataaaatttcaaagttGTATATTAAATCTAACTCTACGTAAATTATCCAGATCCGTGCAAAACTGCGCGGGGCAATCCCTAGTTTGTACAGAAAATAAGGTTTAGAACTACATCACTCCGTACCAATGGGATAACAAGTGATAGTTTGGAGAGCATCAAAGAGACTAACTGCAACCCTGGAAACAAGGACCAACGATTGAAAGACTTCATTGATATGCGCGCATTTAAAAGAGCCACTGCAATCTGAAAATAGGAAGGTCATGCATAACAGATAAGTAAATAGTGAATTGTACTATGAGCTGAAAAGACAGGTAATCTTCCCTTACACGTTGACAGAGCAAAGGGAAGGCACAGCCCAGCCACTTAGAAATAGAGTGATAATGAGGAGTACATCAACAATACAGGAATATGAGAGATACTCACCCCTTTCTCTGCTGCAGACAGAATGAGGTTTGGCCAGAGTTCACTTTCCATAAGTAGTATCAAATTTGGTTTCCAGTATCCCATGAAACTTTCAATTGCATCAGGACAGTCAAGGGGTGCAAACTACAAAGATATATACTTACAGTTACATAAAACTATGACAAGCTACCGTAGACCTATATATTAGTAAATCCACATGATAAGGCATATCAGACAAACTACACAGATTGTCTATTGACGGTTCCCTTCACCTAAACAAACCGGATATATCATCAAATTTCGCTTGATCTGTACTGTTGAATATTACAACGTTACTATCAGAGTGTAATATAACCTTATGAAGAAACATAGTATGAACAAAGCAGTATCTGCCTAGCCAAAGTTCGAAGCTAAAAGATTTTATAAAGAAGAGTCAAACAGTACAAAATTGTTTTGCATCCGCCATTTTGCAGAAAACTAAACCGGTCGTAACCACGGTGGTCTGAATTGTGAAGGTAAAGGAGCAATCCACGAGCTCACCTGATATATGACACCATCCGGTAGCAAGTCTTTCATCACTTCGCTGaattcaaaacaaaacaaatgaaatagaGCTCGGCCacattttacactaaaatgaGCGCGAAGCGTGTTTGTGGTAATGGGTGTAAGCTTACTAGGATGAGAGAGTAGTAGTGGTGAGGAGGATGGGGAGACCAGGGTGGAGGCGGGCGCAGTGGCGTACGACGGGAAGCGCGGCCATCCCCTCGCCGAGGGATACGGCGTGGAACCACACGAGCGGCGAGCCCGGACggggccgcgccgccgacggccggcccagccgctcTGGCCAACGCGATGGGTGCTCCAGTCCTCGTAGCCGCCGCCACAgaagcgccgccggcgccgccgcgcggctcGCCGTCCTATACAGCTCGTACAGCGCCCGgcctccgcgcgccgccgacgccggcgtgcGGGCCGTCCGCATGGAGCCTGGCCCGTCCAACGAGACCGAGACTGGTGAGATGCTTTGGGCTTTTTGTTAGCGGCGCATGAGGCCGCGGCTCGCGTGCTTTGTGTCCGAGCCCAACTCGAATTGCCTTCCACGCGACTATGCGTTACGTCTTCGATACAAGAAAGCGTATAATAAATTGTGGTTTGTCCGTATTCAAGGTCAGAACACATGTTGTGGgcacaatattttttgtacCAATTTTACACGTTTACATGTCACACGTTCGCGAACAGTTTGTAGCTATTGGCGTCCAGGACGATCtgccgcacggcggcgacggacgcgACGACGGCCAGCGCGGAGAACACGACGGCGATGGTGGTGTTGAGCCAGAACACGACCCCCTTCTTGGACGGCTTGAACGTCACGTTGTAGAACACCGCCGGCACGGCGAAGTCGAGCGGCAGGAAGCCGAAGGCGCCGATGAGCGCGTTCATGTCGCCGAAGAAGGGCACCATGGCCGCGATGATGGTGCCcaacgcgacggcggcggtgcgggagATCACCCGCGGCACGACGTTCCGCGCCGCGTACTGCCCGGCCCTGGGGTCCGACAGGAGCCCCTCCAGCACCTCGTTCGTCGGCTGCAGGTACACCACGGCCACCGCCGAGAGCTGCAACAGGGTGAAGAGCTCGATGATGAGCAGCAGCGCCTCCGGGATGATGGCCCTGCCGTCCACCATGAAGTTGCTCAGGAGTGTGCCCTGCGACTGGTTGCCGAACGCCCAGTACCCCGAGATGGCCACGCTGAAGAACGTCGTCACCACCACGGCGTAGCACAGGCACAGCCCCTTGAACATCTTCCCCGTCACCGGCGCGGCCACCGTCGCCTGCAGCAGCAACCCAGGTGTAAGTTACCATCAATTAACATTCTTCCACAGCATATGCCACCTACTGAATCTTAATATTCAGAGCTTTTCGTGCTCATGTAGCCACCTGTATCTCCGGGATGATGCCATTGCCGTACGTCGTCGCGATGACGGCGATGGCGTTGAACACGCCGAACACGCGGTCATGGGTGTTGGCGCCGGCGATCGAGTAGTCCTTTTCTGGCGCTCCGCTTGATCTTCCTGTACGTGCAGCATGACGTAGAACTCGTCAGTCCTATTCGaattttaattaatccgtAGCGGCGACACGCCAAAAGCCCAAATAGCTAATCTACGTGAAGTTGCAAACTGGGCAGGACACCTACCAAGGTAGAtgcaggcggcgacggcgcagaaGCTGTAAGCGAGGCACAGCATGAGGGAGACGAGGTTGACGTGCCGGAGGGAGTGGAACGACGGCAGCTGCGCCAGGATCATCATGAAGACGCCGAAGATGGCCACGAACACGTACAGCTTGATCGTGCCGCCGGGGTTGGCGATCAGGTAGATAGCCTGCAACGCGATCGAGCAGGAACTATAATTTGACGTGCGCGTGTGCATTAATTCCTTGTGCAAGATCAAGATGCATGCGAGATTCCGACACGAAATCAGTCGTGGTTTCAGTTCTGAGAGTTGCTGATACCTTCATGCTCTGACCAGCCAGAAGAGTGCACGCGACGACTGCCCCGAAGCAGACCAGGAACTGGATCGGCCCGATATAGTAGCGTGCCCATCCGGGCCCTGCATTATCGTGGAAAATTAACCATTAATCTCACTCTTCTTAGTAAGGAGCTGTTTAGTTGGGTCATTTTTTGCCCGTATCAGTTCCCATCATAAATGGATCATGTTACACTTGTTTGTTTCAGATGGGCTGTAATCGGATAGCCCGCAAACAAATTCCGGCCCAATGCAACCTTGGTTACGCTCCTAGAAGGATGGAATGCAATACCGATACGGAGAAGAGAGCGCACAGCGCACGGCGTCGTAGTCTTCTCCCTCACAGTGCACACGtcatcgtcgtcttcctctcaGTCGCAGCACCCGCGCCGTCCCCACGCCCCGCTCGCGTTGACGACGctgctccctccctccacGCTCGATGCCGGCACGCTCGTCACCGGCGTCGTCTTCTCGCCCCGCGCCACGTGCCCCGCGCCGGCACTGCCCCCTCCctccgcgctcgtcgccgacgtcgtccCCTCGCCCCGCGCCcatccccggcgccggcgctgccccCTCCCTTCGTGCCCGTTGCCGGCGTCGTCCCCTCGCCCcgcggccatcgccggcgccgccctctcTCTCGTATGCTCCGCTGTTTCCTGTCTTGTGCGCTCCACCACTGCGATTGGATCTTGACAGGAAGAACTTCATGGAGACTGGATCTGGGAAGAACTCCATGAAGACTGGATCTGGTAGTTTATTTGTTAACAAATCTGGTAGTTTCATTCATGttaatttttcatccaatCCTTTGATTGATTTTCAAGGTGtcattgattatattttgcataATATTATCTCTTGTCTTGAATTCTTGCTGTCAAAATTTGCATCCAAATATACCTGACAGTGTTGTGCTTGTTCACTGCATTGTAATCAGTTTTGCTTGCACCTGTTAGTCTGTTACATGGCTACCTAACCAAACAACGGGAATGAATCAGTATCCATTACAGTAACTATCCAAACAAAGCTTGTAATCGGTTACATTGTAATCAGTTT
This is a stretch of genomic DNA from Oryza brachyantha chromosome 1, ObraRS2, whole genome shotgun sequence. It encodes these proteins:
- the LOC102720191 gene encoding GABA transporter 1, translating into MGAPIWEDEEAKKMEAGGDTVGQKLDAGALFVLQSKGSWLHCGYHLTTSIVAPPLLSLPFAFASLGWAAGLICLVIGAAVTFYSYNLISLVLEHHAQQGRRQLRFRDMAADILGPGWARYYIGPIQFLVCFGAVVACTLLAGQSMKAIYLIANPGGTIKLYVFVAIFGVFMMILAQLPSFHSLRHVNLVSLMLCLAYSFCAVAACIYLGRSSGAPEKDYSIAGANTHDRVFGVFNAIAVIATTYGNGIIPEIQATVAAPVTGKMFKGLCLCYAVVVTTFFSVAISGYWAFGNQSQGTLLSNFMVDGRAIIPEALLLIIELFTLLQLSAVAVVYLQPTNEVLEGLLSDPRAGQYAARNVVPRVISRTAAVALGTIIAAMVPFFGDMNALIGAFGFLPLDFAVPAVFYNVTFKPSKKGVVFWLNTTIAVVFSALAVVASVAAVRQIVLDANSYKLFANV